DNA from Thermoplasma acidophilum DSM 1728:
ATCTTTTTGTCGCCGAAGCTCATCTTGTAGCAGGGAACAACATCGATCTTCACACCGCCAATCTCGCCGCTGACATAGGGATGCTCCGCGTATTTCTCCCTTCCATTGGGGATCACGGCGTGACCTATGTGAAGCCCCTCCGTATTGATTATTTCCTCGGGATAATCGCGATCAAATGCTATGAATATATCCAGATCCCCGTCCCTGAGATTAGTGCCCTTTGCATATGATCCTACTATAACGGCTTCGGCCCTGAGTCCTCTTGATCTGCAGATGCTGTTTATCTTTCGGATAATATCATCTGATATGATCTTCAGCTTATTTTCTTCTTCCTGCGTTGGCCTGTATCTGCTGAGTACTTCCTGATAATCTATCATTTCTGCATCAGGTTCATTATGGCCTGAGCAGGCTCTCCGCCAGACGCTTTCAGAGCCTCTATCGCCTTCTCCCTGGAAACGCTCGCCTGTTCCATAACAAGCTTTATGTCATCCTCTGGGAAGGACTCTTCCTTCTTCTCTTCGGGCTCCTTGGGGACTTCCCTCATTGTACCGACAACCTGAAAGGTCTTCACGCCCTGTGCTTCGATCATCGTAACCT
Protein-coding regions in this window:
- a CDS encoding nascent polypeptide-associated complex protein translates to MIPGRMNSREMRRLMAQMGIKSTEMDDVTKVIFKGKTKDYVIDNAQVTMIEAQGVKTFQVVGTMREVPKEPEEKKEESFPEDDIKLVMEQASVSREKAIEALKASGGEPAQAIMNLMQK